TGTCCGCACGCCCGATCGGGATCGCGGTGGGCACCTCCAGCACCCGGATCGTGGAGGGGATCCATGACCGCCCCAGAACCCGCCCGGCCACCGTGCTGGCCGAGACCTCTCAGGTCCTGGCTCGATCGCTGCACGAGTCCGATGACCAGGAGCTGCGGGCACACGGGTTTCGGCGGCGGCTTCCCCCACCTGATGGTGGCCTGACCGTGGCGGCCTTCGGCGAGCGGGCGATCGCCGTCGCGGCCCGGTATGCCGACTGGATGCTGCTCGACCTGGTCTCTCCCGAGCAGGTAGCCGGTCTGCGGTGCAAGCTCGACGCCGCTGCGCGGGCCGCCGGTACTCGCCCGCCGCGCTTGGCCGCATGGCTGCCGGTCGCCGTCGACCCCGACGAGGGTGCCTACACCCAAATCCTGGGCAGCATCGCCGGATATCTGACCGTGCGCGGCTACGCCGACATGTTCACTCAGGCCGGTTACGGCCACGCCGTCCATCTCGCCCACACAGGCGCCGACCGCGACCAGCTGATCCAAGCGCTCCCGCAGGAAGCCGCACACGATGTCGGCCTCGTCGGGGACCTGACTACTGTACGCGCCCGCAGCCAGGCTTACCACCAAGCCGGCCTCGACGAGATCGCCATCCTGCCCGCTACCAGAAGCGACCACCACGGCCAACGCACTCTCGGCGCGCTCGCCTCGCCGCACGCGCCATAAACCCGGACG
This portion of the Actinopolyspora lacussalsi genome encodes:
- a CDS encoding putative F420-dependent oxidoreductase (product_source=TIGR03841; cath_funfam=3.20.20.30; cog=COG2141; pfam=PF00296; superfamily=51679; tigrfam=TIGR03841) — its product is MSRDMPRFSVVVAGREDDRPPTEALAVARLADQLGYRHLWVGESGPTWDGFALATAIGQVTNQIAMTIGPLPVSLRDPATIIRAAASVAVLSARPIGIAVGTSSTRIVEGIHDRPRTRPATVLAETSQVLARSLHESDDQELRAHGFRRRLPPPDGGLTVAAFGERAIAVAARYADWMLLDLVSPEQVAGLRCKLDAAARAAGTRPPRLAAWLPVAVDPDEGAYTQILGSIAGYLTVRGYADMFTQAGYGHAVHLAHTGADRDQLIQALPQEAAHDVGLVGDLTTVRARSQAYHQAGLDEIAILPATRSDHHGQRTLGALASPHAP